The region ACCTGCTGTTCCCGCGGTAGCTCAGGGGACGATTTCGATTGTGAAGTCACGCCCGCTATCGACTCCGGTCGAGAGTCTGCTGCCGATTATTCAACCTGCGGTGATGCCCGCTTCAGGCGTCTTGCAGAGTTCAACTGCACCAATTGTTCAGCCACCTGCACAGCAAATTCCAGCACCGCAGCTTCTGGCAGATCGTATACCGGCAACAGATCCAAAATCGGTTGCGTCAACTGTGAGCGAGACTCCGGCACCATTGCCAGCGGCCGTCATCACGAGAGCTGCACATACCCAAGCCGGAGATGAGGAGCGTCTTCCTGCTCGTACAGAACAGCGAATCGTCTCGGAATCCTCGCTGATGACGACAATCGTGTCGCGAGTCAGTCCACAGGATGTGACAATCAATCAGATTCATGCTCCGCGCACGTTCCCGATGGATGCGGTCGAGGTCGAAACGGAAGATCCTGGGGATGCACCCATTTTTGTCATTCGCGGGCAAAGCCAGGACGCTGCAGCACCTTCGAATCTTCCCGTGCCAGCCCCAGCGGAAGCATTGCCAGAGCGGTTAGAGACACAGCCAGAATCGACCCAGACTTTTCCTGTCAAAGTGCCCGAGAGCGTGGAAAAGAGTTCTACCGATGTGAGTGATGTTGCAGCAGAGCTGGCTGCAGGGCCAGCCCCTTTCCCGGAGTCATCCAAGCTTCAGCCACAAGTAAAACAGCAGATTCGTGCTGTGGATGTCGAGTGGTTTGATTCGCGTCGTCAGCAGATTTTAGGGCGTCAGCAGCAGGATCTGTTCTGTGGCTACTGCCCGGTGGCCTTGCGGGAGGCACGCGAGCTGGTGGATGGCCGACCGGAGTTTGCCTGCGAAAGCGATGGACAGCGAATTCTGTGCAGCAGTGCCGAGGCGTTAAAGCTCTTCCAGAGCGATCCTTCGAGATATCTGCCGGTCAAAGCGGGGCAGGATCTGGTACTCTCGAAGGAAAGTTCTTCAGCCGGCAAACCCGATGAATTGCCAACCCCAACGAGCCCGCCTGCAAGCCGCGGGAACCTGGCTTATGCCAGTTGGTACGAGGGAAAGCTCTATTTCTTTCAGTCAGCCGCCGCGCTGAAAGAGTTTCACGAGCATCCTGAAAGCGTCGTTCTCCCGTAAGCCATTGAGTGGGAAGAATCTTACCTGGGGAGTGTGGGTACCTTCTCGCACACGTCGCAGCTAAACTGTCGGATCTGTAGACAGTGATTTCCTGCTCAATGTGTTGCGAAAGCCCCGGATGTCGAAAGTTCCTGATTCGCTGAAACCCTTTCTCAAAGAAGTTTCCGCCAGCCTGCGGGAAAAAACGTATCAGAAGTTGATCCTGAGCAGGCCGCTTTCGAACAATGAGCAGGTCCCTACCAAGGTGACTGTTCGGCCCGTGCTGATTCAGGAGGAGATTCACTATCAATGGGTCGAACGTGTGGGCCCGCGTGAACTGCACCAGAATCTCTCGGCAGATCAACTGATTCAACGAGTCCCTTCGATTCTGGGAACGCTTCTGGGTGATGCCCGCCTGTTTACCAGCGAAGCAGAAATCTGTGCCCGCTATAAAGGACGTGGCCATTTTCAGATGCATCGGGCCAAGAGCCAGTCGCTGGGCAGTGAGCCTGAGGCTCATAACCGCGAGAAGAACTATATCATTCCGCCGAATGAGCCCTGCCCTTTTCTCGCAAAAGCGGGGATCATGTCAGCTGATGGGCGAGTGAAGGCGCCAATGTATCATAAGTTCCGGCAGATCAACCGCTATCTGGAATTGATCCGCGATCTGAAAGGAACGTTGCAGAAACCTGGTTCATTGCGAGTGGTCGATTATGGCTGTGGCAAAAGCTATCTGACGTTCGCTCTGCACCATTACTTGACCGTTGTGGAACAGCGAAGTGTCGAGATGACAGGGCTGGATCAGCGGCCCGATGTCATCGCCACCTGCACGGCCATCGCCGATGAATTGCAGTTGACCGGGCTTGATTTTCGTGTCGGTCAGATTGTCGATCTACCGATTGAAGGAAAGATTGATCTGGCGGTTTCGCTCCATGCCTGTGATACAGCGACTGATGAAGCCTTGGCGGCAGCAGTGTTGAGAGAGGCTCAGGTGATTGTCGCTGTGCCGTGCTGCCAGCATGAACTCAGACCCCAAATCCGTGGGGAATCCCTTTCGGGCCTGTGGAAGCACGGCATTTTAGCAGAGCGGTTTGCTGCCGATGTGACGGATGCCCTGCGCGCGCTATGGCTCGAACAGCAGGGCTATCAGGTGCAGGTGATCGAGTTTATCGAGCTGGAGCATACGCCGAAGAACCTGGCGATTCGAGCGGTGCGTGTGGCGAAGCCAAGCCGGGAATCAATCCGGCTGGCGAAAGAGAGATCTCAGGCACTAAAAGAGCTTTGCGGCATTACGACAACCTGGCTTGATCGCTGGGATGAGCAGCAAGTGTCCGCCAAGTAGGGTGCATGCCAATGCACCCATTGAGCCTCAATATCTATGTAAATAAATGCTGGTGCATTCCGAAGACTCCATGCACCCTACTTGTCTTCATGCACCCTACATGTCAATAGGAAGTAGAATAGTCGGCAGGCGGAAGCCTGGCCTACGAATGCCACCAATACGATATGCACCTTGAAATTCGCTAGAAGCCGGTGATCTGGCGGTCGTGGAGGTGTTCCTTCAGGACGGCGGTTTGGGTGAAG is a window of Planctopirus limnophila DSM 3776 DNA encoding:
- a CDS encoding class I SAM-dependent methyltransferase translates to MSKVPDSLKPFLKEVSASLREKTYQKLILSRPLSNNEQVPTKVTVRPVLIQEEIHYQWVERVGPRELHQNLSADQLIQRVPSILGTLLGDARLFTSEAEICARYKGRGHFQMHRAKSQSLGSEPEAHNREKNYIIPPNEPCPFLAKAGIMSADGRVKAPMYHKFRQINRYLELIRDLKGTLQKPGSLRVVDYGCGKSYLTFALHHYLTVVEQRSVEMTGLDQRPDVIATCTAIADELQLTGLDFRVGQIVDLPIEGKIDLAVSLHACDTATDEALAAAVLREAQVIVAVPCCQHELRPQIRGESLSGLWKHGILAERFAADVTDALRALWLEQQGYQVQVIEFIELEHTPKNLAIRAVRVAKPSRESIRLAKERSQALKELCGITTTWLDRWDEQQVSAK